From one Gracilinanus agilis isolate LMUSP501 chromosome 5, AgileGrace, whole genome shotgun sequence genomic stretch:
- the MEIG1 gene encoding meiosis expressed gene 1 protein homolog, whose product MDHRDEQLRREERRNNYFPAAKKGKEKKPGGKTSVDMASSDMKPKSISRAKKWSDEIENLYRFQQAGYRDEIEYKQVKQVSMVDRWPETGYVKKLQRRDNTFYYYNKQRECEDKEVHKVKIYAY is encoded by the exons ATGGACCACCGTGATGAGCAattaagaagggaagaaagaagaaacaactaTTTCCCAGcagcaaagaagggaaaaga aaaaaaacctggtGGTAAAACTTCTGTAGACATGGCTAGTTCTGACATGAAACCAAAATCAATAAGTCGTGCCAAAAAATGGTCAGATGAGATAGAGAATCTGTACAGATTTCAGCAAGCAGGATATCGGGATGAAATTGAATATAAACAAGTGAAGCAAGTCTCTATG GTAGATCGTTGGCCAGAGACAGGCTATGTGAAGAAACTTCAGAGAAGAGATAATACTTTCTATTACTATAATAAACAGAGGGAATGTGAAGACAAGGAGGTTCATAAAGTGAAAATTTATGCTTATTAG